The genome window CAACGGACTTTTCGCTTCCGATTTCTTCTAGAATCCGCGGTATCTCCAAAGAAAATTCTGCAAGACCTTGAAATGCATCTTTTCTCATATTCATTGGAGTTGTTCCTGCATGATTAGCAGTTCCAGTTAACCTAACTTGCCATTTGAATAAGCCAGTTATGTCTTCGACAATTCCGATTGGGATTTTTGAAAGATCCAAGATTGGACCCTGTTCAATATGAAGTTCGATGTATCCTGCAATAGTCTGTGGATTTCTTTTGGCATCTAGAGCATCCATAGAATGAAGTCCGATTTCTAACATAGCGTCCGTTATGCTAATTCCTGAGAGATCAATTGCATTGTGAATTCTTTCAGGTGTCAACTCACCGATAAACGCCTCAGAGCCAAACAATCCTCCAAATCGACCTTCTTCATCCGTAAAAGCTACGACTTCTATTGAATTTTTTGGTTTATAATTTATTTCCAATAGGGATCTAAGAACTTCTATTCCACACAATACTCCAAGACTTCCATCAAGATGACCGCCAGCTGGAACAGTATCAATATGAGATCCAATTATCCATGATTTGGAATCATCTGCTCCTGTAAGCTTTGCAAAAATATTTCCTGCCGAATCAACTCTCGATTCCAGATTCGCTTTATTTATCAATGTAATTAGCCATTTCCTAGCTTCAATGTCACCTGGACTAAAAGCCATTCGATAGATCCCGCGATCTGGACTTTTGCCAATCTCAGCTAGAGTTTGAATGTCATTTTTCAATCTGTCAAAATTAACTTTTACATTCATAAGATCTCTCGTTTTAAAGGATTGGGTTCTAGGTTAGGATCGCTCATATCGGTAACAAGACTTGTTCTCTGAACTAGGCATGTAAGCAATGCCATCCTAAGAAATACCGCGCCACGAGCCTGAGCAAAATACCAATTGTGTGGTGTATCATCCAAATCTTTGTCTAACTCATCCCCTCGAGCTAATGGATGTAAGATGATTGCAGATTCTTTGATTGGTAATTTTTTGCTTAACTTAATATCACCAGTCAATGTTTCAAAACTTTCACCAACCCATGCAATGCTATTGATATAAATAATATCTAGACTTGGAAGGATTTCTTTGAGAGAATTCGTCTTAACTATTTTCAATCCTGATTGTTCTAATTCTTCTTTCTGTCCATCTGCAAAGGGATCCTCTTCTGGATTAATCACCACAACTTCCGAAATGGAACTGGAAAATAAAGACAGAAGTATCATTAGTGAACGAACTGTTCGCATCCTTCCAGGAGTTCCTATGATTCCAATTCTTACTTTATCCTTCTCGGGCAAGTTTTTTAGAGTTAAATCTGGTCTCCATTTGAGTATAGCGTAGATATCGGAAAGAGCTTGTGTAGGATGTTCATCCGTTCCATTTCCTGCATTGATAATTGGAATCCGAAGTTTCTCGCTCATCCGAGTTACCGAATCATCAGAATTATCTCGAAGTACAACAACATCGCCGTAATTATTGAACATCTCTCCGATGTCCTCGAGACTTTCTCCCTTAGCGATTCCAGTTGTTGAGCGATCTGTAATCGACATGATGTCTCCACCGAGTCTATGCCATGAACTTTCGAAGGATAGCCTTGTCCTTGTCGATGGTTCATAAAATGCAGATATCAAAATTTTACCTTGGAGAGGTCTGTGAAAAAGTGTTGGGTAGACCTCGAAATGTGCGGACAATCTGCACAATTGTATTACAAGTTCTTTGGTAAATTGTTTAGCAGAGATTATATGACGTTGTGCTAGATACAATAGCTCTTCTGGTTTTTCTGTTACGAAGTCGAGAAATGCTTTAGGTTTCTCAATTCCTGTCTGTCCATCCCGAGGGCCAATGCTTTCTCGGAGATTCGCTGGTAAATCGTTTCTAAATGAATGCGTCACCAGATTTCACCTTGTAAGAAATCTTTGATAAAATAATATAAAAGAAAGCCCACACCAAAAAAAATTAGAGCTAAACTACTCAAACGTAAGGCTTCCATCCATTCATAACTTATATACATAATTATCCCTTAATTTTATCCCAATTGAATTTTTCTGGTTTTATAATTCCAGAACTGATTGATATGACCATCGATACTGCCGTTCCGACTAAGGCTGCAGTATAGAATCCAATATAAAAATAGGCAGTAAGTCCACTAATGCTGCCAACTAACATTGCAAAGAATATAAAATTGCGGTT of Leptospira sp. GIMC2001 contains these proteins:
- a CDS encoding Zn-dependent hydrolase, with amino-acid sequence MNVKVNFDRLKNDIQTLAEIGKSPDRGIYRMAFSPGDIEARKWLITLINKANLESRVDSAGNIFAKLTGADDSKSWIIGSHIDTVPAGGHLDGSLGVLCGIEVLRSLLEINYKPKNSIEVVAFTDEEGRFGGLFGSEAFIGELTPERIHNAIDLSGISITDAMLEIGLHSMDALDAKRNPQTIAGYIELHIEQGPILDLSKIPIGIVEDITGLFKWQVRLTGTANHAGTTPMNMRKDAFQGLAEFSLEIPRILEEIGSEKSVATIGRVSLFPGSANTVPGRVDFSLDVRDTSSEVLQALSDSFRKTISAIARRRGLMFDFEVLSSVTPAASDPKILSAIENACNRQKVKYIKMSSGAAHDAQIMARVTNMGMIFVPSKNGRSHSPAEWTPWEDIQIGADILLETIQELTK
- a CDS encoding aspartate/ornithine carbamoyltransferase family protein: MTHSFRNDLPANLRESIGPRDGQTGIEKPKAFLDFVTEKPEELLYLAQRHIISAKQFTKELVIQLCRLSAHFEVYPTLFHRPLQGKILISAFYEPSTRTRLSFESSWHRLGGDIMSITDRSTTGIAKGESLEDIGEMFNNYGDVVVLRDNSDDSVTRMSEKLRIPIINAGNGTDEHPTQALSDIYAILKWRPDLTLKNLPEKDKVRIGIIGTPGRMRTVRSLMILLSLFSSSISEVVVINPEEDPFADGQKEELEQSGLKIVKTNSLKEILPSLDIIYINSIAWVGESFETLTGDIKLSKKLPIKESAIILHPLARGDELDKDLDDTPHNWYFAQARGAVFLRMALLTCLVQRTSLVTDMSDPNLEPNPLKREIL